The following proteins are encoded in a genomic region of Thioclava nitratireducens:
- a CDS encoding DUF1028 domain-containing protein gives MRANYHDKCKGADQRSSAVTVSILAYDEKTGTFGGAAMTGSLCVGGWVLRGGAESGLSASQGTAPSTLWGEDVLEKMKTGMSAGDAVAQVTDPDTGRAHRQLAAIDLHGNTGHFTGEMSVPICGALEGRGVVVSGNMLADWSVIAAVRDTYLSTKGAMPDRLMAALVAGARAGGDSRGLLSAALLVASRAATPLTLRIDRSAKPLEDLADLLAAARAEPYHGWTRVVPTLDDPYRAPDLVEPEPLPLPETGTE, from the coding sequence TTCTGGCATATGACGAAAAAACAGGCACCTTTGGCGGGGCGGCCATGACGGGCAGCCTGTGCGTCGGCGGCTGGGTGCTGCGCGGCGGGGCCGAATCGGGATTGTCGGCAAGCCAAGGTACCGCGCCATCGACACTCTGGGGCGAGGATGTGCTGGAGAAGATGAAGACAGGGATGTCCGCCGGCGACGCCGTGGCCCAGGTGACGGACCCGGATACCGGACGCGCCCACCGCCAACTGGCCGCGATCGATCTGCACGGGAACACGGGCCATTTTACCGGGGAAATGTCCGTTCCGATCTGTGGCGCGCTGGAAGGGCGGGGCGTGGTGGTCTCGGGCAATATGCTCGCCGATTGGTCGGTAATCGCCGCGGTGCGCGATACCTACCTGTCAACGAAGGGCGCGATGCCCGACCGGCTGATGGCGGCCCTCGTCGCGGGCGCGCGGGCAGGGGGCGACAGTCGCGGCTTGCTCTCGGCAGCGTTGCTGGTTGCCTCGCGTGCAGCCACGCCGCTGACGCTGCGCATCGACCGCTCCGCCAAACCGCTCGAAGATCTGGCCGACCTGCTCGCCGCCGCCCGGGCCGAGCCCTATCACGGCTGGACGCGTGTCGTGCCGACCCTCGACGACCCTTATCGCGCGCCCGATCTGGTCGAGCCCGAACCCCTCCCGCTGCCCGAGACCGGGACGGAATAG